From the Drosophila simulans strain w501 chromosome 2L, Prin_Dsim_3.1, whole genome shotgun sequence genome, the window AGTGTAAGGAGTTGGAGCAACCAACCGGAACACTGCCGCGCCCAGAAACCCACAGTGCTATTGACGGACTCGGCGTAAAAGCGAGGAGCTCTCTCGTGATTGCAGCTACTTGGATCTTGCATGTTCTCCTCCATGCAGCCAGGTTGTTTGGCTCCAAAGTTTGGGTAGAAGTCCACATGACCAGCGGCGCGCAGATATCCGCGACCGAAAACATCCGTGTGGATGACGTCCACAAAATCGGCATCTCCTTTGTCTAATCTTCTTGAATCTGGTCCCAAGATAAAGAGGGGCTTCGCAGGATCCAGACCAGTGATCCTTTTCATCTTTCTCTTTACATAGTTGGCCGTCTGCCCCGCCACCTGACCACCCAAACTGAAGCCTATCAAGTGGATTTGGTCATTTGCCACGATTGCTCGATCGACCAGATTGTTTATCAACTGCGCCAAGCATCGACTCACTAGGGGAAGATTCTGAACTGCCTGGATGTAGCAGGGATATCGCACAAGTGGTCCATAGTCGATGGAGATCACGTAGACATCTTCGTGATCGAGGAGCACGGGACGGATGTAGGAGTTGGGAGCAAAGTCACGGTCACCCGTGTAGCCATGGATGAGTATCTTTAGAGGACGTGGCGGTTGGAAGTTCCACGGATTGAGGTCGAGGGGATCCAGCAGAATAGGATTTTCCCGGGTGGAACTGTTAAGTTAAGAAAAagttattatatttgtttgttatttaacTATTAACTACGTACTTCGAGTACAGCCAGAAGGATACGTTCTTATTTGGACATTCTCCCCTAACAACTTGGCAGGCTGGATCGAAAAGCCCCAATATCGGGTTGGCACTGGCACTCCGCCAAATTAGGGCTGTTTAGGTAGACACCATGTAATAGATTTACTTTTTGGCTATCTGTTGGATTAACTTACTCAGCAATGGGAGCCAAACTGTCGACTTCATGTCCCGTATACTCGTACTTCTAATGCCGTGTGTCAACTGGGTTCCGGGCAACGAGAGCGGTTGCTATTTAAGTGGAGCGGGTATCGCAGCCGGCGATCTTTCTATTGGTAACTGATTGAGCCAGtggcatacatatgtaagcaCCCACACTGGGGCACATGGTGGTGTCCAATGGTGGGCTCCAATACCAATTGGTGTCAAACGAGAACGAAAGTAGTCGAAGTTCGCGTTGTTGGCGGGGCTGTTGTGTTGGGAAAAGTATTGCGAACGAGTGATTTAGTAGGCTAATATCTAAGGGCTCCAAGCAAACTTTGTTAAACGCTCTAATTAACCATGCGTTTAAGGCCCggcattaaatcaaatttttcaCACGTGTTTGGCTCCAATCAATTAGTGTTTATGTTACGaaatttgtttcaatatttggtttttctgttgGTTTGCAAAATAGTGTAAATTTGCCTAGTTCCATTGGCATTTTCACGGTTGAACTGTTTTCTGATTTAGTGAAAGTAATGTATTAACTAATCAGTGGCGCTTACATCAAAACATAATCAATAAAGCAGCTAGTTGGTAAATTAGTTAAGCTAATTGTTTAGCCAACACgacaattgatttttatttactcaATAAGCTCGCAGGGGTTTACTTTCGTCTTCGACTGtttgaatgaaaatattaattcgCTGTATGTCACAAACTTATACATTCTAtactatttaattactttgaagTGTACAATTTTTCTGTGGCGTTcgattttcacttttgaatTAACAGAATCTGTTAACATTA encodes:
- the LOC6730711 gene encoding pancreatic triacylglycerol lipase, giving the protein MKSTVWLPLLTLIWRSASANPILGLFDPACQVVRGECPNKNVSFWLYSNSTRENPILLDPLDLNPWNFQPPRPLKILIHGYTGDRDFAPNSYIRPVLLDHEDVYVISIDYGPLVRYPCYIQAVQNLPLVSRCLAQLINNLVDRAIVANDQIHLIGFSLGGQVAGQTANYVKRKMKRITGLDPAKPLFILGPDSRRLDKGDADFVDVIHTDVFGRGYLRAAGHVDFYPNFGAKQPGCMEENMQDPSSCNHERAPRFYAESVNSTVGFWARQCSGWLLQLLTLCPTTGAQALMGYHVSNELRGSYFLQTASKPPYALGKMQDVDNRQTLAKFHLNFDHNEIDDDYEPQLLEAFLELEAVKVVVKMDESDLDKQLNWIDREEDEPLSRNVIK